The genomic DNA AAGCGGAGCTTATAAACCGTCTGAGGGATACCACCTAAAACCACGACCTCCTTTGTCATGGCGGGGCTTAGCGCCTGCGTGGGGCGATAATACAACCGCCACTCTTTCTCTTCCTTGAAGCCGGGGTGTTTCGTCGCAATCGCGAAGCGAAAGAGCATGTGGTGAACATATGCAACGAGGGTTTCTTGACCCAGCCCTTGTAGGTATTTTCGGTCAATCAAGACCGCGTCCGTGATCTTGGCAAGGTGGTTTGTCAACTCGTCCGCCGAGAGATATAGCACGGGCATCGAATACACCGCGAGGAGGTCAGTGATCGCAGTCATTGGCTTGTTGTTGACGACAAGCGCAGTGTTGCCGTAAGCGCGCCACATCGACAATCGACCTCGTCTGTCCTCGTCGGAGCTGTGCACAGAAACGCAAGCAATGTATGTCTCAAGTTGCCAATCACGTTCCCAGCCGTCAAGCAGCTCTTCCACTTTCTTGATCGTATCTGGGAAAATGTCTTCGATTGCTTCTCGGAACCTTGCTCCTTCCTCCCCAGAGAAGACAGTTCGTATCAAGTCCAGCCCATACGAGATTTCGGAATAGTCATTCATCACTGTCGCATTCCGGAACCACAGCTCTTGGTTGCGCAGCACCTTCATCGCCGTATCGGCGGATGTGTAGTAAACGAACCTTTTCTGTTCGGAGACAACAGCGAGGGTTTCTTCAAGCAGTCCGGGACAGAAAATCTGGTTGTACTTTATGAGGCTTTCATCGAGTTCCACTGAATGCTCCCCTTTAGCTTGTGTTCCATTTCAAGTATTCTCGTGCACTTAGTGGCGGAAGGGAAGACCAAAGCCCGAGCCTAGAGGCTCACCCACCCAAGTTCCAGATGGTCAGGTTGCCGGAATCATGTAAGGCCAAGAATTTGATCAGCGCCGCCCTGTACCAAGTAGACAGGGGCACAGCGCCGCGTAGCTCCAAGGTTTGGTCTGTGAGGCGCGGAGACAGCGACAAGCGCACCACGCAGCGTTCTGAGGCCTCTCCTGACGATGCCTCAGCACCTAGCACCTCCCACGTCCAGCGGCCCCTGTAAGCAGCCCTAATCACTTGACGCTGTACCGTGGCGACAGGCTCCCCAACAGAGGCAGACAGCTCCTGCAACCGCTCCGTGAGGTTGGAGGGCAGGGATATTGATGTTGCTTTGAAGGATTCGCGGTAGATCATGACGAATATGTTAGAGTGGGGTAGGTTGATAGGCCACGCCGAAATTTGATTTTGAGAGAAATTAGTCGGGCTACAAGTGGACCATAGATATGCACACTGAAAAACACCTAATGACGATTTCATCTAACAAATCAAAGGCTTGAAGGGGAGTCGTGGAGCGGGTGAAGGGAATCGAACCCTCGTATTCAGCTTGGGAAGCTGCTGCTCTACCATTGAGCTACACCCGCGTTGGTCGT from Pseudorhodobacter turbinis includes the following:
- a CDS encoding DUF2971 domain-containing protein, with translation MELDESLIKYNQIFCPGLLEETLAVVSEQKRFVYYTSADTAMKVLRNQELWFRNATVMNDYSEISYGLDLIRTVFSGEEGARFREAIEDIFPDTIKKVEELLDGWERDWQLETYIACVSVHSSDEDRRGRLSMWRAYGNTALVVNNKPMTAITDLLAVYSMPVLYLSADELTNHLAKITDAVLIDRKYLQGLGQETLVAYVHHMLFRFAIATKHPGFKEEKEWRLYYRPTQALSPAMTKEVVVLGGIPQTVYKLRLADEPENGLHGADIPSLVDRIIIGPTAFPWVSYNAFKEVLKDLGVEDADNKVIVSDIPLRTG